The window GCAGATATGCTCATTATAGTTAAGATAGATAAAACATAATGAATCCCCAACCAGCCATATAGGAAAATAAACACTATATATTCTATTAATCTGAATAGTGCTGAGGAAGTAGCCATTAGAGTAAATTGCTTTAGGGCACAACTTTGAGTTCGAGTGTGAGAATAAACCCAGTATCTCATTAATGCAAAGTTAATGATAAATACAGAAATTAGAGCAACTGCATAAGCTCGCTCTGGGTCTAAACGACATATTTCATGAAGAAAGATTGTTAACCCCAGGCTTAGCGTGAAACCAACTAAAGAAACTGCAATATATTTTTTGAAATTTTGGTAAATTATATTTTTTTTATTAAATTTTGACCAAAACATTCAAGACCTCAAGGTTAAAATACAAAAAAACTAATACACCATGCCTGCAACCCAAATAAGGGAAGATTCTTATCCCAAACCAGGGACAGTCCACTTGCGGACCCAGCACAACTTAGCAAAGATGGAAAAAGAGGCCCATTCGGGGCGACTGATTTCTAAGGCTTTGTAAAAGATGGCCATACTTCCAGCAGGCCATTTTAAAACAGCCAGCATAATGCCAGCTCCATTCAACTACCGAACGACCACCAACATATATTGGTTTGACAATTTCTCTAAGCGCCTCAAGACAGCTTCATCACACCTTCTGTACAGCAAGATAGTAAGTGAGGCCAAAAGGAAATCTAACTCTTTTTGAAACACACATAGATTCAAATTTTAAAATATGAAAAAATAAACTGCTAAATATTACACTTTGAGGTACTTTTTGCTTCATGTAGATTTTATCTTTCATGAAGATATTTTTAACACCCTTGGCACATCTTGAAATTACAACGACAGGGAGCAAAACAGAATTAAAATAACCATCAATCAAAACATTTGTATTATGTGGAAGAAGAGAACGAAAAGATTTTGATGTATACCTTCTATGGTGATTGAGCGAAATATCATGGCAACTAAAAAGCCACTGATAGGCAGGAACAGTGGCAATAAATAAACCACCAGGCTTGAGAGATTCAAATACCCAACTCAGGCAATCTTTATCATTTTCCATATGCTCGACAACATCAAATGCGCATATGATATCATACAATTTGCTCAGCTTAGAATAAATAGGCTTATCAATTACTTTATGTATATAAGGTAGGTCCCGAAGAAGCTTGATCCCTTTAGGGTCAATTTCCAACACATCAACAGTTCCGAACTTGGACAGCACCTCTGTATTTTGTCCGGCACCTGCACCAATCTCGAGCATTTCGGACCTTTTACTTTCAAGCTTTAAACTAAGAAAAATATTATCAATAAGATTGATCCTTCCCTTATGTAACCAGCTTGAAGTCTCTTCTATATAAGCCAAATAAGCTTCATCTTGCATTTTTAACCTTAAATCTTGGTTTCTTTGTTTCCGATGGTTTCTTCAGAAATAAATTTCCTAGTTTCTATAGCACTTGATGTCTTTATAAAAAATTCAGCAATAATACCTAAGGAAATCATTTGAACAGAAAGGATGCAAAGCAAAATGCCCAAAAAGAATAATGGTCTCACTCCAATAGGCCCCAAACCAATAAACCACAAAACAGTTAAATACATCAGTATTCCTGTTCCGATGATACCAGAAACAATCCCTACACCACCAAATAGATGACCCGGTTTTCTCAACCAACGAGTAGTGGCAAGTACGGTAAAAAGATCAACAAGCCCTCTCAAATACCTGTTGATTCCATATTTGGAAATGCCATGCTTGCGAGGGTGATGCTTTACTTCAATTTCACTGACCCTGAAACCATAATCATGAGCCAAAACTGGAATATATCTGTGCAGTTCACCATATAGCTTGATAGCCTCGATGACTTCCTTACGATATGCCTTAAACCCACAATTAAAGTCGTGCAAAGGTATCCCAGTTGCGAAAGAAGTAACTTTGTTAAAGAGCAAGGAGGGAATTGTTTTAGAAAAAGGATCATTTCGTCGCCGCTTCCAACCTGAAACCATATCAAATCCTTGTTCAAGCTCAGCTAAGAATCTGGAAATTTCGCTTGGGTCATCCTGAAGATCTGCATCCATCGTAAACACAATTTCTCCTGAAGCACGAGAAAATCCAATTTCTAAAGCTGTAGCCTTTCCAAAATTTTTTCGAAGCTTTATTGCGAAGACTTTATCTTTATAAGTAGTTGAGAGATTTTTCATAATCTCCCAACTATTATCTTTGCTCCCATCATCTACAAATATAATTTCAGGCGCATACAATCCTTCCATATTTTGAACTTCATGTATAATTGACAGAGCTAATTCATTTAAGGTGTCTTGCTCATCTTTAACTGGAATTACAAAACTTATACACTTATTCTTACATGAATTCATGAAAAAAACTCCTTATAAGTTCAAATATATAAATTAATATTTACATCAGAAAATTTAAATGTCATAAATTACATCAACCTCATGTTACAGTATTTTAATGCAAGAAGCTTGGTAAAAATTTGATCAGTTGAAAATTAACATGACTCCTTGCTATTAATGACTTCTGATCACTGTCTCTTGCCTCCTTTGACTGTTAAATATGTTTTTGCAGTCAAATCATACGTTGACTTATAGTATACTTTTACTATAATTTATCTATTAAAATTAATTCAGTTAAAAATACATTATGCTTATCATCAGCTTTAATATATATAGACATTATATCACATAACTTATTTGTATTTACATAGATAATGAATCCAGAATAACGGGCATTACTGAAGCCAAACACCTTCTTTACATCGTCCCTCAGCAAGTTAACTGCTCCAATTCCTATCAAGTTATCGCTTGAATTATAAGCGTATAGCCTGTTGAGCTCTAGATTGATATTTTTTAAAGAAACAACCCAACCTTGAATGCGTTTCCAGTCATCATTCAAAGAGACCACTCTGTCTATATAATATTTATATTCTTTTATATCCTGTTCTACTGCATTGGTATTTAACATAATATTGTGATCAAGTTCAAATTTATCAAAAAAATTTTCATTAAAAGGAACGTGGCTTTTACTTTTTAATATATGCCTAATTGGTTCTGTGAATGAAGAAAAAATAAACTTATTCTCAATTTCTTCATCATATATATCGAGATGAAGAGCCATTTTAGCATATATACTATGCCTAGCCTGAGTTTCATATCTTATGGAAATGTCTAATCCATGCTTATAATATATACACAGGGTCATTGATATAATGACTATAAAAACAAATTTAGAAATATATAAATAAACTCTTGAGTTAATTTTTATAAAATTGAAAATGTAACAGTAGAAAAAAAGGAGCAAGCCTAACCAGAAAAATACAGAGAGATTCATGTATCGATTAGCCATACCGTATAATTCATTACCAAATCCACCTCTACTTATTGCTGCCAACAATGCATTTAAAAAAGAGTATAAGCAAACAGCCCAACCTATAGAAAGTGGCGTATAATCTTCGATCTTATGCTTTATAAAAGCATATTTAAAAAAAATTATTGTAGCAATACATAAAAATAAAAAACCTACTTTGCCTATGACTAAAACGTAATTATGATTATTAGTGAAAGGATTACCAATAAATGAAAATATAATATTTGAAATAACAAAGACATCAATAGAAAAACTTGGATGATGTGCTGGCTTAGTATAAGTAATAAAAATAATTGAAAAGACTACCACCGAAAAACATATGTATCCGCAGAAATACGAAATACTCTTTCTGTTGTTTAGAGCCACAGGCAGAAAGACAATTGCAATAGCAATAAGCCCCATAAGTCCTGTTGAATACGTTAGCACTGACATAAAAACAAAAAAAACACTTAAGAAGTAGTTGAATATATGATAGTCTTTAATAAATTTTATCAGGAAAAAAAGGGATGTCAGGAAAAAAAGGTTTGCCATGAACCAGTGATTTCCACTAAAAGCAAGAAACCAGTTATGACCTGCAGTAGGAGAGAAAAACACAAATGATAGCACGGGCAGGGCAATCACTAAATCTTGCTTACATAATTTCATTTCCTTTATTAACAAGAAAAATACTAATACAGTAAAACAGTTTAGTATAAGGTTAAGTGCATACATTCCATAGTTACTTCCACTAAAAAGAAGGAAATTCAGGTGATAAAATAGCTTAGGGACAACGATTATATGTTCGTTGGATCGATGCAGTAAGCCTGATAAAAAATTGATAAGATTATCAGACAGAAAAATACTTCCAATATAGTTGCCATGCCAATAATCATAAAATGGAAGATCACTCAACCACTTATACTGATAAACCATAAACAAAAATGGAGCAACTGACAAAGAAATCCAAGCAAAAATTTTAGCAATACGCATTATTATAACATTCCCCTCTCTAATTCCTATACAAACTCTTGAGACATGATCTTTAAACAAGAAAAAGAATTCGTGTTTTTATGTGTAAAAGATAACAGTCTGAATAAAATTATCGATAATGAAAATTATAAAAAATGGGGTATCCACTTCGCTAACCCCGGCTTGCTTGTCGGCAGGCAGATCGACAGGCAGAGCATACACTGGCAGAGTTACGGTCTGAATTAGTGACAAACGAATGCACCAGGTAGGCAGATCGCCACCCTTGCTTCTAGTGTCTTGATTTTATTGTTAAAAACTGTTTAGTATTTTGCCCACAAAAGGTGATTATGTCACAGGGTTAGCGAAGTGGATACCCCATTTATAAAGTATAGCTGTAAAATGTGATTCTATCTAATGATAAAATTAATTCCGAAGTGCATGCTTTTTGCCTTGCTGGCACCCAAAACTTTCAATGTAAGCAGCAGTTTAGACCTTTGCATGTGGCAGGGAGGCTGGCACTCACAGCCTTGTTTTATTAAGTCTTTTTATGCGTAACTTCTCCATAACACAGGGCAGTATTACTGGATACCGGCTTCCGCCGGTATGACATCACAATGCAACAACCTGTTTTCATTCGTCATTCTGGCGAAAGCCGGAATCCAGTTATTTTCTATACTAACACAAGCTTTGCCCGCAACCCAAGTAGCAAGAAAAGAATACGTAACCACAACTGGGACAGTCCCCGCAACTCACATTTCGATATGCCGAAATTGATGCTTGCGAGGGAAAAAGGTATGTACCGAGAATTAGATCCCAGCGGGGGACAGTCCCAATGCCCATCGTTGTTTATCTTGCATCAATCAACGGGTAAGTCACTGATATGGTTGGCACAAATATTGTTTCAGCTTTCAGACTGCATGGATTGACGGTGTGATGTCAATCCATGAGGTCTAAAAAAGCCACGACTAAATGGCAGCTAAAACTTTGATTTAAATTTCTCCACGCAATAACAAAGTGATTTGCTGATAGCTGGAAAAAGACCGTCAGCCCTTTTTTTCTCAACAAACCTCTGCACCAGGGAATCCAGGCGCTGATCTGTCCTCCCCATTCTGGAATCCATCAGCCTCAGTCTTACCATCTCTCCTCGCATTTTGCTCAACTCCTTTCTAACTGAATCAGCACCATAGTCTAATCGAGATTTAATTTCTTCCTGGCCTTTAAAAAGCTCATCCAGATGAAAAAAGTTAACCATGGAACTTTCCTGATACAAGTACTCTTTAAAACACATAATATTTCTCAAGGGATCACCAAAAAGTTCCAGAATTTTTTCATCTGTGACTTCTCTTTTTTCCTGGACAGCGACTCTTTTTTTCATGATGCTTTCAAATTCATTCAGCACATCATCCAGCACAACTAAATGCAGCAAACCTTCTATACCACTGGTAGCATCAATGCCAGATTTTTTTCGTTCCTCCCAAAAATAAAAATCTCTCTTCTCAACTTTCATAAAAAGTAAAGCTCTCTTAAGTGCAAGTGTGAAGGCAATGGGAAGAACTTTTTTCAGGTTACTGTCATCGTAGTTTTTAATAATTGTCACCAGAGCGTTTTTATGCATCAGGTATCTTTTTTTTGAATCATTGCGCGAATCTAATGTGGCATGTCCCTTGTGGTAGACCTGAGATTTTCCAGCCATTACAACCTTATAGCCCATAAGCCAAAGTCTCCAGCCAAGGTCTACATCCTCAAAAATTGCAAAATAGTCATCATCAAAACACCCGGCTTCAAGGAATACATCTCTGAAGATAAACATGGCTCCGCCACAGGGAAAAAGAATATGTTCTCCATCCTTGATTTTGTCATTGTTATACTGATCAGCATAGCCAAGGTATTGTAATGACCCACCATTAAAGTCCAGGCTTTTTCCATTCCAGGCATAAATTTTTGAAGAGGCACACACCTCACCCTGCTCCGGGTTTAAATAAGAGAGTCCCTCTTTTATCCATCCAGGATCGACGCGCATGTCATTGTTAAGAAAAGCCAGCACTTCTCCTTCAGCCTTCTGAGCTACAATTCGGTGTGGAGCGGCAAACCCGCTGTTCTTATCATTCTGAATTATTTTAACGCATGGATAGAAAATTTTTGCAGATTTGACAGAGTCATCAGTTGAGCCATTATCAAAAAAAAACACTTCAAGATCATTTTGCGGATAATCCAAATCGCTGATTGACTTGAAAAGTTTTTGCAGGTGGTTTGACCCGTTAAAGTTTACAATAATTAAACTGACCTTCATAATTAATCCTCGTTCCAGATCACAGCCCCTGCACAATAGTGAGTATGCAGAATAAACTTATAGAGTATGCCGGGCAGTTTTACTTTCTTCTGGTCGAGAAAATCTACTACATAAGATAAGAGCATTGCAGGCAGGCGTAAGGTCGAGCATTTCTCAAGATATTGTTCATTACCCAGAAAAGATTTTAGTTGAGGATGCTTCTTAAGAAAAGTTCTGGATGTTCTACCAAGATCAAGCTGCCTCCTGCAGGAGTCCCTGACTGTTACAGGATGGTCATGACAGGCGGTTGCTCCTGGCTCAAAGCAAAGCCTCATGCCATTTTCCTGCAACCTGAAGCCCAGCTCGATATCCTCCCAGCCAAATTTTCCGAAGTCTTCACAAAAAACTTTTTCCTGTTGTTCGAGAAAGTCTCTGCTTAGAGATATATTGGATGTATAGAAAAAATTGAATGGCAGGTTGCCACCGTCCTCCATAATGGAAAAGCCAAACTGGTAACCGTATTCATGAACAAAATGCATAAAAGGAGTTACTCTGACATGTTCCGGCCACATGGTATGGCCGATCACAACGAGCTTACCGTGGCAATTTTCCTGATTATGCCTTTTGAGATGCTTTTCTAAAAAATTTGAAGCAGGAATTATATCGTCACCAATAAAGGCCACAAGGGGCATCACTGCTTTTCTCAGCCCATTGTTCCTTGCTGCTCCCTGCTTCATATTTTTCTGACGAAGGTACTTCAGGTTAATCTGGGTTTTTTCAGCAAACCTTCCAACTTCCTGGGCAGTAGAATCGGTTGAGCCATCATCAACCACTATCACCTCAAACTTTTCTCTTGAAAGGGTCTGACCCTCAAGAGCCTCCAGAACTCTGACCAGCTTGCTTATCCTGTTGTATGTCGGGATTATCAGTGATATTCCATCAAAAGGACGATGATCAGTTGACAATGGACAAATTGATGCCCTTGCCACTCCTATCCCCATCACTCTATGATCATTGTTCCTGAAGACCTTGTGAGGAACCCATGTATCCCTGCAGACGATTTTGAGCTCAATTGCCCCGGGACCTCCCGCATATTCAAGCTCAATATATTGAATATCATCCGATTCGATTATCTCAGATCCGGCATCCACCCCATTGATAGTAAAATCAAACTGCCTTTTCCTGCCAAGAGTACCTGCAAGAGCAGCAACCTGTAAAACAATTCCTGACCTTGCTGATTCTGAATGCAGAAAAAGAACTGCCTCACTTTTTGTCCACCTGCAGCTAGCGTTCAGGAATTCCATTCGTTCCCTTCCATGCCAGCCATATCCAAGACAGGCAGGGCTTTGTGCGCCAATCTCAATAGAAGGGTTCTTCTGAGTCTGAGAGTTCTGAAATGTGTCCAAGGTCTGTAATGTATAGTCTGGAAAAAAAGCAGGAATGCTCAGGTAAGGCCAGATCAGGGATTTAAGTTGCTCATCTGTTTTTTTTCTTTGTTTCTGAATTCGAGACCTTTCCAGAAATGTTGTTGGTAAATGCCTCAAGTTCCAAAGCAGGCACTTTTCAAAATCAATGGAACCATCGCGAAACCTGGATCTTGCTCCAAGTGAGATTAATAGTGGCAAAGACCTGAAAAGCTCAGACAGACCATAGTTCTTCATAAGGCTTCTCATGGCATGTCTATATCCGAGATTATTCCTGAAAGA is drawn from Desulfonatronovibrio magnus and contains these coding sequences:
- a CDS encoding GtrA family protein, yielding MFWSKFNKKNIIYQNFKKYIAVSLVGFTLSLGLTIFLHEICRLDPERAYAVALISVFIINFALMRYWVYSHTRTQSCALKQFTLMATSSALFRLIEYIVFIFLYGWLGIHYVLSILTIMSISAFSKFFFYNSFVFSKRVNRHPK
- a CDS encoding class I SAM-dependent methyltransferase, which gives rise to MQDEAYLAYIEETSSWLHKGRINLIDNIFLSLKLESKRSEMLEIGAGAGQNTEVLSKFGTVDVLEIDPKGIKLLRDLPYIHKVIDKPIYSKLSKLYDIICAFDVVEHMENDKDCLSWVFESLKPGGLFIATVPAYQWLFSCHDISLNHHRRYTSKSFRSLLPHNTNVLIDGYFNSVLLPVVVISRCAKGVKNIFMKDKIYMKQKVPQSVIFSSLFFHILKFESMCVSKRVRFPFGLTYYLAVQKV
- a CDS encoding glycosyltransferase family 2 protein — encoded protein: MNSCKNKCISFVIPVKDEQDTLNELALSIIHEVQNMEGLYAPEIIFVDDGSKDNSWEIMKNLSTTYKDKVFAIKLRKNFGKATALEIGFSRASGEIVFTMDADLQDDPSEISRFLAELEQGFDMVSGWKRRRNDPFSKTIPSLLFNKVTSFATGIPLHDFNCGFKAYRKEVIEAIKLYGELHRYIPVLAHDYGFRVSEIEVKHHPRKHGISKYGINRYLRGLVDLFTVLATTRWLRKPGHLFGGVGIVSGIIGTGILMYLTVLWFIGLGPIGVRPLFFLGILLCILSVQMISLGIIAEFFIKTSSAIETRKFISEETIGNKETKI
- a CDS encoding glycosyltransferase family 2 protein encodes the protein MKVSLIIVNFNGSNHLQKLFKSISDLDYPQNDLEVFFFDNGSTDDSVKSAKIFYPCVKIIQNDKNSGFAAPHRIVAQKAEGEVLAFLNNDMRVDPGWIKEGLSYLNPEQGEVCASSKIYAWNGKSLDFNGGSLQYLGYADQYNNDKIKDGEHILFPCGGAMFIFRDVFLEAGCFDDDYFAIFEDVDLGWRLWLMGYKVVMAGKSQVYHKGHATLDSRNDSKKRYLMHKNALVTIIKNYDDSNLKKVLPIAFTLALKRALLFMKVEKRDFYFWEERKKSGIDATSGIEGLLHLVVLDDVLNEFESIMKKRVAVQEKREVTDEKILELFGDPLRNIMCFKEYLYQESSMVNFFHLDELFKGQEEIKSRLDYGADSVRKELSKMRGEMVRLRLMDSRMGRTDQRLDSLVQRFVEKKRADGLFPAISKSLCYCVEKFKSKF
- a CDS encoding glycosyltransferase family 2 protein gives rise to the protein MILNYNGVNHLDRCLASLGKTDYPDFSIQVIDNASDDESVGLIRSSYPHVEVMENKANLGYGMAYDKAIRMYEGEYFVLLNNDTEVDPGWLKPLVMRMRLDDSLAAVSSRLFFQEHPNVVNHAGGGMNYIGIAYDIGIFEPEQDCPSESVRRVLFPSGAACLMRKSAYCDAGGFDRKMFMYHEDVDLGWRLNIKGYKVECLPQSKVYHAFGGSSLEEKGMSFRNNLGYRHAMRSLMKNYGLSELFRSLPLLISLGARSRFRDGSIDFEKCLLWNLRHLPTTFLERSRIQKQRKKTDEQLKSLIWPYLSIPAFFPDYTLQTLDTFQNSQTQKNPSIEIGAQSPACLGYGWHGRERMEFLNASCRWTKSEAVLFLHSESARSGIVLQVAALAGTLGRKRQFDFTINGVDAGSEIIESDDIQYIELEYAGGPGAIELKIVCRDTWVPHKVFRNNDHRVMGIGVARASICPLSTDHRPFDGISLIIPTYNRISKLVRVLEALEGQTLSREKFEVIVVDDGSTDSTAQEVGRFAEKTQINLKYLRQKNMKQGAARNNGLRKAVMPLVAFIGDDIIPASNFLEKHLKRHNQENCHGKLVVIGHTMWPEHVRVTPFMHFVHEYGYQFGFSIMEDGGNLPFNFFYTSNISLSRDFLEQQEKVFCEDFGKFGWEDIELGFRLQENGMRLCFEPGATACHDHPVTVRDSCRRQLDLGRTSRTFLKKHPQLKSFLGNEQYLEKCSTLRLPAMLLSYVVDFLDQKKVKLPGILYKFILHTHYCAGAVIWNED